From the Lathyrus oleraceus cultivar Zhongwan6 chromosome 4, CAAS_Psat_ZW6_1.0, whole genome shotgun sequence genome, one window contains:
- the LOC127138377 gene encoding sucrose transport protein SUC8: MELNGTDRVYALHVEAQPKPSPLRKMLAVASIAAGIQFGWALQLSLLTPYIQLLGVPHKWAANIWLCGPISGLIVQPIVGYYSDRCRSRFGRRRPFIFFGALSVATAVFLIGYAADFGRSLGDDITKKTRPRAVVIFVLGFWILDVANNMLQGPCRAFLGDLANGDHRRMRTGNAFFSFFMAVGNVLGYAAGSYSKLHNIFPFAETKACDVFCANLKTCFFFSIILLAAVSAFALLYVEDTPIESTQTKSQLEEDKNDSCFGELLGAFNGLEKKMWMLMLVTAINWIAWFPFFLFNTDWMGREVYGGDVGEKLYDAGVRAGALGLMINAVVLAVMSLAVEPLSRLVGGAKRLWGIVNIILALAMVMTVIITKAAQHERRVSGGGAPSTGIKAAAFIFYAVLGIPLAINFSVPFALASIYSTSSGAGQGLSLGVLNISIVVPQMIVSPLSGPWDSLFGGGNLPAFVVGAVAAVMSSILAIVLLPTPKPADIAKASAATPGGFH, from the exons ATGGAGTTAAATGGCACTGACAGAGTTTACGCCCTTCACGTTGAAGCACAACCGAAGCCAAGCCCTCTCCGTAAAATGTTAGCAGTCGCCTCCATTGCCGCCGGGATACAATTCGGCTGGGCTCTCCAGCTCTCTTTACTCACTCCATACATCCAGCTCCTCGGAGTACCTCATAAGTGGGCAGCCAATATCTGGCTATGCGGTCCCATCTCCGGCTTGATCGTTCAGCCAATTGTAGGATACTACAGCGACCGATGCCGTTCTCGCTTCGGTCGCCGTCGTCCTTTCATCTTCTTCGGCGCATTATCCGTTGCAACCGCCGTCTTCCTTATCGGCTACGCAGCCGATTTTGGACGCTCTTTAGGCGACGATATCACGAAGAAAACTCGTCCACGTGCTGTTGTTATCTTTGTGTTAGGGTTTTGGATACTTGACGTTGCTAATAACATGCTTCAAGGACCTTGCCGTGCTTTCCTCGGTGACCTGGCAAACGGTGATCACCGTCGAATGAGAACCGGTAACGCGTTCTTCTCGTTCTTCATGGCCGTCGGTAATGTTCTAGGTTATGCTGCTGGCTCCTACAGTAAACTCCATAACATTTTCCCTTTCGCCGAAACCAAAGCTTGCGATGTGTTTTGCGCCAATCTCAAAACCTGTTTCTTCTTCTCCATTATTCTCCTCGCCGCAGTTTCTGCTTTTGCTCTTCTCTACGTAGAAGACACTCCAATAGAATCAACACAAACCAAATCACAATTGGAAGAAGACAAAAACGATTCTTGTTTTGGCGAGTTACTAGGTGCTTTCAATGGCCTCGAGAAGAAGATGTGGATGTTGATGTTGGTAACCGCCATAAACTGGATAGCATGGTTCCCTTTCTTCTTGTTCAACACTGATTGGATGGGCCGTGAAGTGTATGGTGGCGATGTCGGTGAAAAACTTTACGACGCCGGTGTGCGTGCGGGTGCGTTGGGGCTCATGATTAATGCGGTTGTGCTTGCTGTAATGTCGTTGGCGGTTGAACCGTTGAGCCGTTTGGTTGGTGGAGCTAAGAGATTATGGGGAATCGTTAATATTATTCTCGCTCTTGCGATGGTTATGACGGTTATCATCACCAAAGCGGCGCAGCATGAACGCCGTGTCAGTGGCGGTGGCGCACCGTCTACCGGTATTAAAGCTGCAGCATTCATTTTCTACGCCGTCCTGGGAATCCCTCTTGCG ATTAATTTCAGTGTACCATTTGCTTTAGCATCTATTTACTCTACCTCATCAGGAGCAGGGCAAG GTTTATCTTTGGGAGTCCTTAACATTTCAATTGTTGTTCCACAG ATGATAGTATCACCATTAAGTGGACCCTGGGATTCGTTGTTTGGTGGTGGCAATTTACCTGCATTTGTTGTGGGTGCTGTGGCGGCAGTCATGAGTAGTATTCTGGCAATTGTTCTTTTACCTACTCCGAAGCCAGCCGATATTGCCAAAGCTTCAGCTGCCACCCCCGGTGGTTTTCATTAA